One Nesterenkonia populi DNA window includes the following coding sequences:
- the rsmH gene encoding 16S rRNA (cytosine(1402)-N(4))-methyltransferase RsmH gives MVSAEPRAAGDRHTPVMLRRCMELLTEHLSSDDADAVLIDATLGMGGHTEALLEAHPAATVIGIDRDPQAHRIAGRRLARFGDRFQPVRAVYDSLPRIAEELSPNQQIKGILFDLGVSSLQLDEADRGFAYSYDAPLDMRMNAAEDSEDPTAAELLAEISEDELRRILRAYGEERFAGRIARRIVEQRNVQGLTTTKQLADVVDSAVPAAAKRTGGHPAKRTFQAVRIAVNQELDVLEAALPAACDAVALGGRVAVLSYHSLEDRLTKQAFAQRTTSSAPLGLPVELEEHKPTFRSLTRGAETPAAEETATNPRAASAKLRAAEKIRLTARSTA, from the coding sequence ATGGTCAGCGCCGAACCACGCGCCGCCGGCGACCGTCACACCCCCGTGATGCTCCGCCGCTGCATGGAGCTGCTCACCGAGCACCTCTCCTCCGATGACGCTGATGCGGTCCTCATCGATGCCACCCTCGGCATGGGAGGCCACACTGAGGCGCTCCTCGAAGCCCACCCCGCCGCCACCGTCATCGGCATCGACCGCGACCCCCAGGCACACCGCATCGCAGGCAGACGCCTCGCCCGCTTCGGGGATCGGTTCCAGCCGGTCCGTGCCGTCTACGACAGCCTCCCGCGCATCGCCGAGGAGCTGAGCCCCAATCAGCAGATCAAGGGCATCCTCTTCGACCTCGGAGTCTCCTCGCTGCAGCTGGACGAGGCAGACCGCGGCTTCGCCTACTCCTACGACGCTCCGCTCGACATGCGGATGAACGCCGCCGAAGACTCCGAGGACCCCACCGCCGCTGAGCTCCTCGCCGAGATCAGCGAGGACGAGCTGCGACGCATCCTCAGAGCCTACGGAGAGGAGAGATTCGCAGGGCGCATCGCCCGGCGCATCGTCGAACAGCGGAACGTCCAGGGGCTGACTACCACCAAGCAGCTCGCCGACGTCGTCGACTCCGCCGTGCCCGCCGCGGCCAAACGAACCGGCGGCCACCCCGCCAAACGGACCTTCCAGGCCGTCCGGATCGCCGTGAACCAGGAGCTTGACGTGCTTGAAGCAGCCCTGCCCGCGGCCTGCGACGCCGTCGCCCTCGGCGGCCGGGTCGCGGTGCTCAGCTACCACTCGTTGGAGGACCGACTCACCAAGCAGGCCTTCGCCCAGCGGACCACCTCATCCGCCCCCCTCGGGCTTCCCGTGGAGCTCGAGGAGCACAAGCCCACCTTCCGCAGCCTCACCCGCGGGGCCGAGACCCCTGCGGCGGAGGAGACCGCCACCAACCCCCGGGCCGCCTCCGCCAAGCTGCGGGCGGCAGAGAAGATCAGACTCACGGCAAGGAGCACCGCATGA